The window CCACGACGCCGCGGTCCGTCCCCCCGGACGGGCCGCGGCGTCGCGCGGTGCGGATCAGGCCGCCGAATACCACACGGTGCCGCTGCCGCCGTGGTTCGCCAGGATGCTCGCGTTGATCTCCAGGATCGGCCGCCTCCCCTGGGCGGCGGACGCCTTTCTGGAGGACGCCTACCGGCGCGGCGTCCTGCGCCGCGTCGGCGTCGTCCACAGGTTCCGCCACGCCCGTCCGGAGCGTCACCTGCGCGGGCGGCCCACCGGCTGAGGGCCGCCCGGGGCGCAGCGCGCTCAGGCGACGGTCAGGACGATCTTGCCGGTGGTGCGGCCCTGCTCGCCGATCTCGTGGGCCTTGGCGGCCTGCTCCAGCGGCAGCACCGTGTCGACCAGCGGCTTCAGCAGGCCCTGCTCGACGAGGGCCGCGATCTCCTGCAGGCCGCCGAGGTCCGGCTCCACCAGCACCCAGGAGGCGTGCACGCCCTGCGGGTCGGCCGGGAGGGAGTCGGGGCCGGGCAGGGTCACCAGGTGGCCGCCGGTCTTGAGGACCTTCAGCGAGCGCTGCGTGTAGTCCCCGCCGATGGCGTCGATCACGACGTCCACGTCGGCGACGGCGTCCTCGAAGTCCGTGGTGCGGTAGTCGATCACCTCGTCGGCGCCGAGCTCGCGCAGCAGCTCGTGCTTGCCGGCGCTCGCGGTGCCGATCACGTAAGCGCCGCGGGCCTTGGCGATCTGCACCGCCAGGTGACCCACGCCGCCGGCCGCCGCGTGCACCAGCACCCGCTGCCCGGCGCTCACCCCGGCCGTGTCCACCAGGGCCTGCCAGGCGGTCAGCGCGGCCAGCGGCAGGGCCGCGGCCTGCACGTGGTCCAGCGTGGCCGGCTTGCGGGCGAAGTGCCGGGCGGGGCCCGTCACGTACTCGGCGTACGCGCCGGCCTGCTGCGGGAAGCGGGGCATCCCGTAGACCTCGTCGCCCGCCCGGTACAGGGTCACGCCCGGTCCCACGGCCTCGACGGTGCCGGACACGTCCCAGCCGACCGCCGGCACCGGGCCCCAGGGGATCAGGGCGCCGCTCTCGCGCGTCTTCCAGTCCACCGGGTTGACGCCGGCGGCGTGGACCCGGACCAGGACCTCGCCCATGCCGGGCTCCGGACGCTCGGCGTCCGTCTCGACGAGGACCTCGGGTCCGCCCCACTTGCTGATGACGACGGCGCGCATGACATGTCTCCTTGCTGGGTTCTCCGGTGCCGGTGTCCCGGCCGATGACCTCACTGTCTCCGCTCGCCGACCCCCGTAGTGTTGGCCGTACGGCCACCATGTGTCAGGATCTGGCCATGCACCGAATCGCCGTACTCGCCCTCGAAGGGGTCCCCCCGTTCGAGCTCGGCATCCCCTCCCGCGTCTTCGGCAACGCCCACGACGAGGCCGGGAATCCGCTCTACGAGGTGACCGTCTGCACCGCCGACGGCCTGCCCGTGACCAGCGACGCGGGCTTCACCGTCGGCGTCACGGCCGGCCCCGAGGCCCTCGCCGCCGCCGACACCGTGATCGTCACGCCCACCCACGCCATGGACGAGCTCGCGCACGGCGCCCCCCTGCCGCAACCGCTGACCGACGCCCTCGCCGCGATCCGGCCCGGCACCCGGCTGGTCTCCCTGTGCACCGGCTCCTACGTCCTCGCCGCCGCCGGGCTGCTCGACGGCCGGCCCGCCACCACCCACTGGCTGCACGCGCCCGAGTTCCAGCGCGGCTTCCCGCGCGTGCGGCTCGACGAGGAGGTCCTCTTCGTCGACGACGGCGACATCCTCACCTCGGCCGGCGTGGCGGCCGGCATCGACCTCTGCCTCTACCTGATCCGCCAGGACCACGGCACGGGCGTCGCCAACCGGGCCGCGCGGCTGTGCGTGGTCCCGCCCTGGCGGGACGGCGGCCAGGTCCAGTACATCGACCGGCCCGTCCCGGAGCCGACGCTCGCCACCACCACCGCCACCCGCGCCTGGGCCCTGGAACGCCTCGCCGAACCGGTCACCCTCGCCGAACTGGCCGCGCACGCCCGGATGAGCCTGCGCACCTTCACCCGGCGCTTCCGCGACGAAGTCGGCATGACCCCGGTGCAGTGGCTCACCGCCCAACGCCTGGAACTGGCGCGCCATTTGCTGGAATCCAGCGATCTCCCGGTCGACCTGGTCGCCCACCGTGCGGGCTTCGGATCGGCCAACTCCCTGCGCCAGCACATGCGTTCCACGCTCGGCGTCTCCCCGATCGCCTACCGGCGCACCTTCCAGCCCGCATCGGCATGACCTCGCAGGTCATCGCCGGCGCGGCCCTGTGCTGACAGGATCGGAGCAACGGCCCGCACTGGCGGGCCCGTTCACAGGGGGAGAGACCATGACCGCGTACGCCATCGCCCACATACGCCCCGACACCATGAACGAGGACGTCCTCGAGTACATCGAGCGGATCCCGTCGACGATGGAACCCTTCGGCGGCCGCTTCCTCGTCCACGGCAAGGAGGTCGAGGTCATGGAGGGCCCCTTCCCCGGCACCGTCGTCATGATCGGCTTCCCGGACATCGAGAGCGCCCGCGCCTGGTACGCCTCCGACGCCTACCGGGCCATCATCCCGCTGCGCACCGACCACATCCCGGGCGAGGTCATCCTGGTCGAGGGCGTCCCGGCCGACTACGACGCCCGGCGGACGGCCGCGGCCCTGCGCGAAGCCGCGGGGCCGCGATGAACCCGGTCGTCTACATCCTCGGCGGACCGGACGGATACGGGGCCACCGACGACGACTGGGGGGCCGGGGGCCTGGAACCCGACCTGCTGGCCGGTCCGGACTTCCTGTTGGCCCTGATGCGCCGGGGCCGCGCGTACGGACAGCCGTACTCCTGGCGGCCCGACGACGAGATCGACGCGGGCGTCGCGGTGGACCCGGACCGCAAGGTCCTGCGGCTGTTCGTCATGGAGGGCCCCCTCGTCGAGCCGTACACCCGCCGGGCCGCCTTCGCCCTCCTGCGGGCCGCCTGGCCCGGCTGGGAGGTCCACTGGATCTACGGCGCCCAGACCGGGCTGCGGAGCCACCTCGGCCTCGACCCCGCGGACGACGAGGACCGCGAGCGCCCGGCCTGGGCCGACGACCTCTTCGTCTCCCGGCCCGGGGTGCCGCACACCCCGGTTCCGGGCATGCCGTCCACCGTGGTGACCCTGGACGGCCCGGACCGCTGCCACCTGGTGGGCTACGGCTTCGACCACCCCGTCATGCACGGTCCGGCCCTGCTCGGCTTCCTGGACGGGGCGACGGACGAGGGCGGCCACCACGGGCTCGCCGAGGGCGGTGTGCACATCGACGCGCACCGCCGCCGGGTCGGCTGGTGGACCATCGGGACCCAGATCCACTCCGACACGGTGGCCGCGCGCTGGCCGGGCTGGACGGTCGAGTTCTGGGAGGACCGCTGGGCCGGGCATCGCGCGGCCTCGGGCGGCCGCTTCGATCCGGCCGAGCCGGACGACACGGCCGCGCTGATCTCCGTACGGGACGCGGCGCTGCGGCACTGGACGCCGATCCCCACCGATGAACGCGACGGGCTCCTCTGCCTGGCGGGACTCACCGGGAGGAGCCTCACCACCCGGCAGGCGCCGCCCGTTCGGGCCCGGATCGAGGCGGCGTACCGGCAGGCCGCGGGGGGATGACGGGGGATGACGAGGGATGACGGGGGATGACGGGGGGTGACAGGGGATGGCGGGGTGCGAGCATGGGCGGTATGGCTACTCACTTGATCACCGGTGCCGGCTCCGGCATCGGCGCCGCCGTCGCGGCCCGGCTGCACGCCCGCGGCGACGACCTCGTCCTCCTCGCCCGGGACGCCGGCCGCGCCCGTCAGCTCGTCGAGCGCTACCCCGGCGCCACGTCCCTCGTCGGCGACCTCGCCGACCCCGACCGGCTGTCGTGGGCGTTCTCCAAGCAGGCCGTCCCGGAACGGATCGACTCCCTGCTGCACATCGCCGGGATCGTCGACCTCGGACCGGTCGGTGAGCTCCGGCCCAAGACCTGGCACCAGCAGCTCAACGTGAACCTGATCGCCCCCGCCGAGGTCACCCGGCTGCTGCTGCCCACCCTGCGGGCCTCGCAGGCCGACATCGTCTTCGTGAACTCCGGCGCCGGCCTGCGCGCCCACGCCGACTGGAGCGCGTACGCCGCCTCCAAGCACGGTCTCAAGGCCCTCGCCGACTCGCTGCGCGACGAGGAGAAGCCCCACGGCATCCGCGTCACCTCCGTCTACCCGGGCCGCACCGCCAGCCCCATGCAGGCCAAGGTGCACTCCCAGGAGGGCAAGGACTACGACCCGGCCGACTGGATCGACCCCGAGTCCGTGGCGACCACGATCGTCATGGCCATCGACCTGCCCCGCGACGCCGAGGTCAACGACCTGAGCGTCCGGCCGGGCCGATGAGCGCGGGCGCCACCGGCGTCGGATCGCTGCCCGGCGGCGACGCCCGCGAGGCCGCGAAGACCGTCACCGGATCCTTCGAGGAGTTCCCCTACCTCGCCGAGCTGCCCGCCCGCGGGCCCGGTGCGGACATGATCGGCCGCTCCCTCGGCCTGCTCGTCGACATGTACGCCCACGTCGAGCCCAGCGGCTGGCGGATCAGCGACCGCCCGGGACGGGACTCGAAGCGGGCCCGGTCCTGGCTCGGCGAGGACCTCGACGCACTGGAGGAGTTCACCCAGGGCTACACGGGCAAGCTCAAGGTCCAGGCCGTCGGGCCGTGGACGCTCGCCGCCGCCCTGGAACTGCACGGCGGCGAGGCCATGCTCCAGGACCCGGGGGCCTGCCGGGACCTGGCCGGATCGCTGGCCGAGGGCCTGCGCGCGCACCTGGCCGACGTACGCAAGCGCATCCCCGGCGCCGACGTGGTGCTGCAGCTCGATGAGCCGTCGCTGACGGCCGTACTGCTCGGCCGGGTCCGCTCGGCGAGCGGCTACCGCACCTACCGCGCCGTCGACCGGCAGGTGGTCGAGGGCGCGCTGCGCGACCTGTTCGCCGTCCACGACGGGGAGGTCGTCGTGCACTCCTGCGCACCCGAGGTCCCCTTCGGCCTGCTCCGCAGAGCCGGCGCCACGGGAGTGTCGTTCGATTTCTCCCTGCTCACCGAGCGCGAGGACGACGCCATCGGGGAGGCCGTCGAAGGCGGCACGAAACTCTTCGCCGGAGTGGTGCCCGGCACGGACGCCCCGTTGTCGGACCCGGGCGGTAGCGTCATGGGTGTCAGGAAGCTCTGGCGCAGGCTGGGGCTGGCCCCGGGGACTCTGGCGGAGTCCGTCGTGGTCACCCCGTCGTGCGGTCTGGCGGGTGCCTCACCCGCCTACGCCCGCGCGGTGCAGGCGCATTGCGTCAGGGCGGCGAGGTCGCTCGCCGACAACCCTGAGTGACGGTCGAGACGGGCCACGGGAGGACACGGCATGGCAGCCGAACAGCAGGACACGGCAGTACCGGCGGCGGTGCGTGATCAGCACGCGCTGCTGGCCGAGCAGGTCGAGGAGCACCGCTTCCGGTACTACGTGAACGACCAGCCGGTCGTCAGCGATGCCGAGTTCGACCAGCTGCTGCGCTCGCTGGAGGCGCTGGAGGAGCAGTATCCGGAGCTGCGGACACCCGACTCGCCCACCCAGAAGGTGGCCGGGGCGTACGAGACGGACTTCGCCTCCGTCGAGCACCGGGAACGGATGCTCTCCCTCGACAACGCCTTCGACGACGAGGAACTGGCCGCCTGGGCCGAGCGGGTGGCCCGGGACGTGAACACCTCGGACTACCACTACCTGTGCGAGCTCAAGGTGGACGGCCTCGCCGTCAACCTCACCTACGAGAACGGCCGCCTGACCCGGGCGGCCACCCGCGGCGACGGCCGCACCGGTGAGGACATCACGCCCAACGTCCGCACCATCGCCGAGATCCCGGACCGGCTGGGGGGCGACCGGATCCCGGCGCTCGTCGAGATCCGCGGCGAGGTCTACTTCCCGATGGAGAAGTTCCAGGAGCTCAACGCGCGCCTCGTGGAGGCGGAGGGCAAGCCCTTCGCCAACCCGCGCAACGCGGCGGCCGGTTCGCTGCGGCAGAAGGACCCCAAAGTCACCGCGAGCCGCCCGCTGCACATGGTCGTGCACGGCATCGGCGCCCGCGAGGGCTTCGAGATCGAGCGCCAGTCGCAGGCGTACGCGCTGCTGCACGAGTGGGGTCTGCCGACCGCGCAGCACAACAAGGTGGTCTCCACGCTCGCCGAGGTCCGGGACTTCATCGCGGACTTCGGCGTGAACCGGCACTCGGTGGAGCACGAGATCGACGGCGTGGTCGTCAAGCTCGACGAGATCGCACTCCAGGGCCGGCTCGGCTCCACCGCGCGCGCCCCGCGCTGGGCGATCGCCTGGAAGTACGCTCCCGAAGAGGTCAACACCAAGCTGATCGACATCAAGGTCGGCGTCGGCCGCACCGGCCGGGTGACCCCGTACGCCCAGGTGGAACCGGTGAAGGTGGCGGGCTCCGAGGTGGAGTTCGCGACCCTGCACAACCAGGAGGTCGTCAAGGCCAAGGGCGTCCTCATCGG is drawn from Streptomyces sp. NBC_01232 and contains these coding sequences:
- a CDS encoding SDR family oxidoreductase is translated as MATHLITGAGSGIGAAVAARLHARGDDLVLLARDAGRARQLVERYPGATSLVGDLADPDRLSWAFSKQAVPERIDSLLHIAGIVDLGPVGELRPKTWHQQLNVNLIAPAEVTRLLLPTLRASQADIVFVNSGAGLRAHADWSAYAASKHGLKALADSLRDEEKPHGIRVTSVYPGRTASPMQAKVHSQEGKDYDPADWIDPESVATTIVMAIDLPRDAEVNDLSVRPGR
- a CDS encoding methionine synthase, giving the protein MSAGATGVGSLPGGDAREAAKTVTGSFEEFPYLAELPARGPGADMIGRSLGLLVDMYAHVEPSGWRISDRPGRDSKRARSWLGEDLDALEEFTQGYTGKLKVQAVGPWTLAAALELHGGEAMLQDPGACRDLAGSLAEGLRAHLADVRKRIPGADVVLQLDEPSLTAVLLGRVRSASGYRTYRAVDRQVVEGALRDLFAVHDGEVVVHSCAPEVPFGLLRRAGATGVSFDFSLLTEREDDAIGEAVEGGTKLFAGVVPGTDAPLSDPGGSVMGVRKLWRRLGLAPGTLAESVVVTPSCGLAGASPAYARAVQAHCVRAARSLADNPE
- a CDS encoding DUF1330 domain-containing protein; its protein translation is MTAYAIAHIRPDTMNEDVLEYIERIPSTMEPFGGRFLVHGKEVEVMEGPFPGTVVMIGFPDIESARAWYASDAYRAIIPLRTDHIPGEVILVEGVPADYDARRTAAALREAAGPR
- a CDS encoding GlxA family transcriptional regulator; protein product: MHRIAVLALEGVPPFELGIPSRVFGNAHDEAGNPLYEVTVCTADGLPVTSDAGFTVGVTAGPEALAAADTVIVTPTHAMDELAHGAPLPQPLTDALAAIRPGTRLVSLCTGSYVLAAAGLLDGRPATTHWLHAPEFQRGFPRVRLDEEVLFVDDGDILTSAGVAAGIDLCLYLIRQDHGTGVANRAARLCVVPPWRDGGQVQYIDRPVPEPTLATTTATRAWALERLAEPVTLAELAAHARMSLRTFTRRFRDEVGMTPVQWLTAQRLELARHLLESSDLPVDLVAHRAGFGSANSLRQHMRSTLGVSPIAYRRTFQPASA
- the ligA gene encoding NAD-dependent DNA ligase LigA gives rise to the protein MAAEQQDTAVPAAVRDQHALLAEQVEEHRFRYYVNDQPVVSDAEFDQLLRSLEALEEQYPELRTPDSPTQKVAGAYETDFASVEHRERMLSLDNAFDDEELAAWAERVARDVNTSDYHYLCELKVDGLAVNLTYENGRLTRAATRGDGRTGEDITPNVRTIAEIPDRLGGDRIPALVEIRGEVYFPMEKFQELNARLVEAEGKPFANPRNAAAGSLRQKDPKVTASRPLHMVVHGIGAREGFEIERQSQAYALLHEWGLPTAQHNKVVSTLAEVRDFIADFGVNRHSVEHEIDGVVVKLDEIALQGRLGSTARAPRWAIAWKYAPEEVNTKLIDIKVGVGRTGRVTPYAQVEPVKVAGSEVEFATLHNQEVVKAKGVLIGDTVVLRKAGDVIPEILGPVVDLRDGSEREFVMPAICPACGTELRPMKEGDIDVRCPNAQTCPAQLRERLFYLGGRQSLDIENFGMVAAAALTGPLEPAEPPLLDEGDLFGLTIEQLLPIKAYVLDPDSGLPKRDPKTGDEKIVTVFANQKGEPKKNALAMLEHIAAAKERPLARIINGLSIRHVGPVAAEALAREFRSIERIEQATEEELTATEGVGAIIAASLKEWFAVDWHQEILRKWREAGVRMEEEGSAEEEGPRPLEGLTVVVTGTLQSHTRDGAKEALQSRGAKVTGSVSKKTSFVVVGDNPGSKYDKAVQLKLAVLDDAGFALLLEQGPDAAREAALPVDGGGEGE
- a CDS encoding NADP-dependent oxidoreductase, which produces MRAVVISKWGGPEVLVETDAERPEPGMGEVLVRVHAAGVNPVDWKTRESGALIPWGPVPAVGWDVSGTVEAVGPGVTLYRAGDEVYGMPRFPQQAGAYAEYVTGPARHFARKPATLDHVQAAALPLAALTAWQALVDTAGVSAGQRVLVHAAAGGVGHLAVQIAKARGAYVIGTASAGKHELLRELGADEVIDYRTTDFEDAVADVDVVIDAIGGDYTQRSLKVLKTGGHLVTLPGPDSLPADPQGVHASWVLVEPDLGGLQEIAALVEQGLLKPLVDTVLPLEQAAKAHEIGEQGRTTGKIVLTVA